Proteins encoded by one window of Melanotaenia boesemani isolate fMelBoe1 chromosome 10, fMelBoe1.pri, whole genome shotgun sequence:
- the LOC121647934 gene encoding aldo-keto reductase family 1 member D1-like, translated as MNLTSESHRIPLSDGNYIPLLGLGTYGDLRTTPRGTALECVKLAIDVGYRHFDGALVYFNEYEVGQAIREKIADGTVRREDIFYCGKLWNTFHPPELVRPALERTLKALQLDYVDLYIVELPMAFKPGKEFYPKDEDGKHIYHHTDLCATWEALEACKDAGLVKSLGVSNFNRRQLELLLNKPGLKHKPVSNQIECHPYFTQPKLLEFCRQHDIVIVGYCPLGSSRDASWVNLKCPPMLEDELLVSIGKKYNKSSAQVALRFNVQRGVVVIPKSFSPERIKHNFQIFDFSLTKDEMKAIEALNKNIRFVELLMWSDHPEYPFHDEY; from the exons ATGAATCTCACTTCAGAGAGCCACAGGATCCCTCTCAGTGACGGTAACTATATTCCACTCCTGGGATTGGGCACCTATGGGGACCTTCGAACG ACACCCAGAGGCACGGCACTTGAGTGTGTCAAGCTGGCCATCGATGTGGGTTACAGACACTTTGATGGGGCGCTGGTGTATTTCAATGAGTATGAAGTTGGCCAAGCCATTAGAGAAAAGATAGCAGATGGAACTGTGAGAAGAGAAGACATTTTTTACTGTGGAAAG CTCTGGAATACCTTCCATCCACCTGAGTTGGTGAGACCAGCATTGGAAAGGACTCTGAAAGCCTTACAACTCGACTATGTGGATCTCTACATTGTCGAGCTTCCCATGGCCTTCAAG CCTGGAAAGGAATTTTACCCTAAAGATGAGGATGGAAAACACATCTACCACCACACAGACCTCTGTGCCACATGGGAG GCTTTAGAGGCTTGTAAAGATGCTGGACTGGTTAAATCTCTGGGAGTCTCAAATTTCAACCGCAGGCAGCTTGAGCTGCTCCTCAATAAACCTGGACTCAAACACAAACCCGTCTCTAACCAG ATTGAATGCCATCCATATTTCACACAACCCAAACTTCTGGAGTTCTGTCGTCAGCATGACATTGTGATTGTTGGCTATTGCCCACTTGGCTCCTCCAGAGATGCTTCTTG GGTGAATTTGAAGTGTCCTCCTATGCTGGAGGATGAGTTGCTGGTGTCCATTGGGAAGAAGTACAATAAGAGCAGTGCTCAGGTGGCTCTGCGCTTTAACGTACAAAGAGGAGTGGTAGTGATTCCAAAGAGCTTCAGCCCTGAGAGGATCAAACATAACTTCCAG ATATTTGATTTTTCACTCACTAAGGATGAAATGAAAGCTATCGAAGCTCTGAACAAAAACATCCGCTTTGTGGAGCTGCTGAT GTGGAGTGATCATCCTGAATATCCCTTCCATGATGAATATTAA